TATCTCTTCAACTTTAATTCTATATGATGGTATGTTAACACCATATCCTACAATTCCTGCCATTTGATATCACTACCGTTAAGTAATCTATTTTGTTAGTTTACATGTTATTTTTTTAATTTTTGAAAAAATACAAAATTGTATTTACAAATGAAAATTTAACTAATTTTATATCTTATTATTTGCAATGAACTTATAAAGTTTACTATAAATGTTAATTATAAATAATGATCATTACCTTTAAATTCCAAAAATTTAAGTAAATACAATGAATTTTATCAAATAATAAGTAAATATTATGAAAATTAGTTTAAAAGTTGAATGTATAATATTTTAGTTCCTTTTATAAATTCCAGGCCAACCGATGTTTCAATGGCAACATTTAAATAGTTATCTATAGCTAAAAGTTTACCTTCTTTGGTTTCATTATCTTTCTGAAGTATATTGACATCTTTATTTTGAAATTGCTTAAGCTGTCTGTGAAGTGGATTTTCTTTTTTTTCTTCGGATTTAGCTGCTATTATTTTGCCTCTCATTTAATCATCTCGTTATTTTCAGCATGTAAATATTTTGCCTTGGATATTTTTTAAAGTTTTGATATAACTATTTTCTGATTTAATGTTTATTCTTTAGAGAATAAGCGGTTCATCTTTGCAATTATATTCTAATTTAAGATATAACTACTTTACCAAGTCAAATGGTTTATGTAAATAACACATTAACTGGTTAT
This genomic window from Methanobacterium veterum contains:
- a CDS encoding LSM domain-containing protein, which gives rise to MRGKIIAAKSEEKKENPLHRQLKQFQNKDVNILQKDNETKEGKLLAIDNYLNVAIETSVGLEFIKGTKILYIQLLN